From the genome of Astatotilapia calliptera chromosome 3, fAstCal1.2, whole genome shotgun sequence:
AGTAAGATGTTATAACTCTTTATGTTTTCTGCTCACCTGCAGAAATAACCACCAGCGAGCTGTCTGGTGATTCTCCAACTCCAGTGATGttacacttgtagaggccttcatctgATTTGGAAACCCTGTGGATGGTCATGTTTCCTGTAGAGCTGTTCTCAAtgagatcatcatttttatagaaaGTAGAAGTGAAATTGGAGGATGAGCCTGCATTGTATCTACAGTGCAGAATTACAGTGTCTCCCTCCGTCACAGGATGGACAGGACCTTCCAGGATCACAGAACCAGCTGAAACATAAAACTTTTAGTTCAGACTCCCCTTGCAGCATCGAGTTATGTTTCTGATGCAATTCTatttaaaagcttttcttttgtttagtgTCATaaaattttgctttgtttttagccGAGACTGAAGTGGTTATCTGCTTGCTGGCAGGATGTTTGCTGGCAGATAACAGGACTTTCATTCGAACAAATAACTGGAGTCAGTTGAAGCCTGTGTAGAATAGTTCATGAGTTAAATCAAATTTGTATGATTACAGTGTGATATGATCAAACTTCAGATGGTGAATGTTGCGGGTTTTTTAGTGAATTAAACCATCCTGTTTACTTTTTGCAGACCAACACTGCTTACTTGGCATAAAAAGAGCTGCTTCTTCATGATATGTTTCATGTTATCTGTAAACGTGTAGAAGCTTTTCAGGTACTTTGAGTCACTACTGGCTGCAACTCATGATTTGTTGATCAAAGCTCACCTGCCACAGTGATGTTGACAGCATTGGAGCACTGTCCTGCTgcagactcacaccagtaaactccagtGTCTGCTGGATAAAGATCACTGATGTCGCAGTGAGATTCACCTATTCCATTTGAGGATGAGGGACATATGGTGTTTGTGTTAAAGGACGTGCTCCTCTTAACTGTCCACTCTGAAGAGTTTTCCTGCCCCCCACAGCTCATGGAGACGGACTCATACTGGAAGAACTGGGATCTGTTAGGAATGATTCTGAgtgaagctgcaaaacaaaaagagaaatgatGGCAAACGTAAGTTTATGTTGTTAATGCGCTTGAAGAAAGGAGCGACCGTGAAAGCTGGGCGATGCATAGACGCCTGCTTTAGATGCTGTTTCACTACGGATGTTATTTGGattaaaatgtgtctgtttagCATGTGGCTGTAATGAAACCCCGGCCTAAGGCAGAATGGCTACCTGTTTACAATGTGATGCGGTTAGCGGCTGCAGCGAGCTACAGTAGCAAACGTAGACTGGATGCAATCGAAGCTTCATGTGCCACCCACGATCTCAGATAGAGGAGCAACACATCACACTAAATGCCGTTAGTGGGAACACACAATAGCAAAGACAGACTGCCCTTAACCTTTAACAATGAAATTCTgacttttgatttttattagttgtgagttttttacattttgtcccaaaagaaacaacaacaacaaatgaaattaaatatgggaaaaaaaatagataacagaaattttgaaaaaaggaaattaaacttgaccaaaacaaagaaaccaacaATGATATTATGcgcttaaaaaataattttaaaatttagaaaaatacacatgaaatgtttttaaacttaAGCTTTTTTGGACAAATTTGCCATGGCAACCAGCCTAAACAGGCTTTGACGTGCAGGTTTACTGAGATTATTCGCGTGCATGACTGTGACTCGCCTGCAttcaaaaatcacagttttgtaTTATAATTGTTTTTCTGAACTTTAAAATTTTTGACCCTGACAAATACTTACCCACACAACCtttgaaataataatacttaatgTGATCAACTCTAAACTGAGACAAGCAATCAGCTCCGAAACTAAAATCAGCAGTCAAGAAAAACCTaaacacacaaattaaaatacacTTTGTAATTCTGGCAATTACTTAGTAGTTACATGCAGTAAGTTACTGAGCTTTTACTAAACAATACAACAATCATTTGCTGTTACTTATAGCAACCTTGTAATTACATGGCAGCTTCAAGACAACAATGAGTGCATCTTTAATTGATAAATTATGGTTGTAACAACAAGATAACTGAAAATCTATGATATGCAGAGTAACATTTATGAGCCattgaaaaatataatttataataTAACATGTAATATACATAACATATAACATatataacacatacatatagattCTGCTCATAAAGAAGAAGACAGTTAGTGCTTTTGCACTAAATGAGAGCGCTCCAACACACTTTACTCACCAATAACAGCACACAGTGTTGCTATCTCCATGCTGCTGGTGCACTGACAGACAGGCTGATAAACCTGGGGGGTGCCGCATGCTTTCTACTTTTTGTTAGCGTCACAGTGACCACAGCTTCCTGCCGTAATCATCTCCTGTTCTAAATGTGTTAAAAACTTGTTTGTGCAGGATGTGTCTTTTTCTGACACCTCAAATGTCAAAGTGTGTGTAAATATGTGAACGTGGtcctgttttgctttgttgtgtgtttgttctgtCCTGCCTTTACTCTTTGAACATGGTTTGAATAAATATGTGCCAAACGCATCTGGTCACGTGATAACCAAGAGCTCATCCAAATGTGATCTGTGAAGAAAACTGAAGGGAAGTGATTTTTGAAATTTTCTTTAATGGATAAAAATCAACTGGaccataaatgtttttttatttttgtttgttttttgttggatAATTGTTAATTTTTGATTGAATATAGTGTCAAGAGCCATTTCAGATGGAAACCCACACAGATGTGCAAggattaaacacacacagcaacagaTCATAGAAAGTGAAGAGTGGGACATATATAAACACCAAGGACTAATTAGGGAATGACTGGAGGTGGAATAATTACACGCAGATCAAAATCAGGAGCAGAAGATCATAAGGAACGAGGAAAAACTAACGTAAGACATGAAAGAAGACTAATCTCTTAAGTGGAACAGGAAATAAACATCTAACACTGGAGAAGACCTCATGGTAAAAGTACTTAGTCACAGAGGGAACTAAAAACACTAGAAGAAACAGTGAATTCAAAcaggataaaacaaaaaacaaaccggAATTCAAaagtttaaacatgtaaaagtTCAGAGGCCCTGACTGCTGATGCTTCTCAGAGCAGCGGGATGTCGGGGCGGAGCAGAGAAGCAGGCCCTGTGCTTATCTCGTGCTAAGGCTGCACAGCAACAGATGCTGAGTCGGCACCAATGGGCTTGGGAACAGCAGGCCTCCACACGTTCAGGGCCAGGCTAAGATGGTGGAGAGGTTGTGGCATGCCGGCAATGGGCAAGGAGAGATGACGGCCTATGTCATGAACTGGGGAGATGGGCTAAAAGGAGGTCGACTCAGAGTCAGGAAGTGAAGATGCcggctcttcttctctttcttctttttggttATCCCTGCCATCGTCCTCTGTCACACTGTGTGTCCTTCTTCACagcatccatgaatcttctctatCCACTATCACTCCTCTGCACCCGAACTCCATTTAAAACTAATCAGGAACaagaattaaaataataaacctGAAACTAAAGTTCAATGTTACACAAATTTGCGACAGAGAATCGAAAAAGCCTGAAActcaaatgcaacacaaaaaccctCAAACGACGatgcaaatatgtgaaaatGACTCTTTGTCTCCTGATCGTAGACTGCGGGCTGTAATCAGTGATCGATGCACTGTGTCAGGTTCAGACTGATGTTGTCTCTTTCAAGAGTGCAGCTGCACATTTTTATCACTTCATCACAGGAGCTGTGCCATTATTTGCTAACTCAGCACTGCTTCAGAGCTGCTTGCACATCAAAACTATCAGGATGTCACAGTTGCTAGCATGGCTGCAGTTCACCAAAGGTGCTGGTATTCTGCTGAAAGCACTTTCAGTAGAACAGCTCACCTCACCTGGCAGCTCACCTTCATAGACATGTCTGATGTTTCATACtcctgtaaaatacattgatttCAGGCTCTTTGCAGTTTTATTAACCAGCTGTGTGTCTCAGCTTGTTggtgcttgttaatgcaaatgtcCTGCATGGATTGAGCCAGCTCTGGACCTGGTGTCTCCTCTATTCTCACAGAATATCTGAGAGTGAAAGTCCTTTTCAGATTTAATGTGTGCTTTTTGTGTAGAAACAATAATTCAGTGTCAGGGGTGATGAGGCACAGAGCCCAGAGCTGGCCTACCAAAAGGTCCATTGGATTACTTTATATGGTAAAAAAATGTGCTGAAGAATACATCTTGGAATCTGCAGCCTTTTTTAACCAAGGGGAAACACAATGAATCACAGACAGAGGATGTTTAAATTTGGCGCAGAGATGTGAATAATCGTCTGTTTAACAGCTGACTTCCTAGCAAAAAATTACCCTTTCCTAGCAAAGCATAACAAAGTAAGATTAGTAATCTCACCGGGTCcttagcatcttcctctgtcacaccaaccatgtacatgtcctccttcattacatccatgaatcttctctgtgtttgtaCCTAATTGAGCCCTCAAAAGACCGTCTACtacatgcctcattcactcattcacacacacattcattcagCACATTTATCAACCACATAAAACACAGCTTTCACTCATCACTATGGCTGAGTTGCTTCTGTGTAAAGATTCTTAGGCTTGTTGAGTCTTGctgaaactgctgctgctggtcgGGTCGCCTGAATGATTTGGGAGTTTTCCCAAAATCTCTGATGTTACTTTTCCATCCTCTGTCTCCCCATCAGAAGGTGATGGAGCATGTGATTCTTCGTGATGTTATGGTTCATGAGCCAAGAACAATTGTGtgatctgtgaaaagcagagcTATTGGCACAGATGGACGGCCACTGATAATCCACATTAgaatgaaaataacaaacactGCTTTTGTCCATCACATCCAATCAGAAACAAAAGAAGGCGCCGGATGTTATTCTTCAGAGCATTTGTGCTGAGAAATGAGAAGacaaatgtttgcattttccGCTTTTCTCTTCCAGTGAATTTATCCTCAAAACATTGTTGCTGGTAAAGCTAAAAGCTGTGCCAATAATTTCATCTCACTAATGGCATGTCACCATTTTTAATGATGTTTCTTTGTTCTGCCAGGAAGGCCAATTATCCGAGTATTTCCAGATTTTGTGCTGGTTAGTCATGAGTCATTACTTGGAAAATCCATTGCTGGATATCACTCTGTGAAACTGGTCTGCACTAAAAACCTCCCTGCAATTGTTAAAGTAGCTAGCAGACTCTATGGTTGCTGGAAATTTGTATGGAAGATGCTTTtaacacacccaaagaaagattctaggtctgaccaaccgtctcagtcgtgggcaaaaagatcacagtcaataaaattctaaaagataatttattgacaaaaaaatcaagagataaaagataaaacagtccagtgtcccatTTATGAATCAATCTTCGCCAGCTGCTCTCGGGCGTAGGAATGTGCAGAATCCAGCCGGTCCTGCAGCTTCCTTGCGTAGTCCCGGCCTGGTGGTGCCTCTGGCACGTCCGGGGGCTTCCCAAAAGCCAACTCTGCAGGAGTTCTCAGCTCTCTCCCTAACATGAGCAGGGCAGGCGTACATTGGGTGGAGTCTTGCACTGCCGACCTGTAGGCCATGAGGATAAGGGGAAGATGGTAGTCCCAGTCCCGTTGGTGTTCTGAGGTAAGGATGGCTAGCTGCTGGGCCAGCGTCCTGTTAAACCTTTCCACCAGTCCATCGCTTTGGGGGTGAAGTGGGGTGGTGCGGGTCTTCTTAATCCCAAGGCGTTCACACATGGCAGTAAATACCTTGGACTCAAAGTTACGcccctggtcactgtggagggTCTCTGCTGTTCCAAAGCGGCTGAACATCCCCTCCACTAATACATCAGCGACAGTCTCAGCCTCCTGATCTGGGATGGCGTATGCTTCcggccacttggtaaaatagtcCATGGCCACAAGAACATAgcggtttcctctgtctgtgcgAGGAAATGGGCCCATGACGTCCACAGCTACTCGCTCCATTGGGGCTCCTGCTggttgctgctgaagctgagccCGGGACTGGTCCTGTGGCCCTTTGTGTGAGGAACATGCATCACAGCTGCGGTAAAAGTCCTCCACATCCCTCCGCTGTTCACCCCAGTAATAGCCCTGGCGGAGGCGGCGGAGAGTCTTGGAGACCCCAAAGTGGCCGGAGCCAGTGCTCCCATGGCAGGCTTCcagcacagctgacctcagcGACCTTGGCACCACAACCTGCCACCTCTCCTCCCCCGTGGCAGGATCCTTCCAGGCACGCTCCAACACCCCCTCCTTCAGCCTGAGAGCTGCAAACTTGGCCCATAGCCCCCTGGTACAGATGGAAAACCCAGTGACCTCATCCCAAAGTGGTCGCTCCCCCTTCTCCAGCCACTGTAGGACCGGCAGCAGGTCATTGTCTTGTTCCTGCCGTGCCCTCCACCCCGCTGCATCCACCACCAGAAGAGCCCTGCAGGCGagctgtgctgctccgtctaTTGACGTGAGTTCCCGCTCTATTTCCTCTCGCTTCTTACAGTaacggcagccagctgcagcaCATGGGCGGCGAGAGAGGGCGTCTGCGTTAGAATGGTGCGTCCCTGCTCTGTGCTCCACAGTGAAATTGAAGGCTTGGAGCTCCTCCAGCCAGCGAGCCACCTGTCCCTCTGGCTCCCTGAAAGACATCAGCCACTGAAGGGCAGCATGATCAGTTCTGATAACAAATGCTTTGCCGCACAGGTAGTACTTAAAGTGTCTCACCCCCGCCACCACAGCCAACAGCTCTCGTCGTGTGACACAGTAGCGCCGCTCACTCCTTTTCAGGACCCGGCTGAAGTACGCCACCACCTTCTCCCCTTCCGGCCCAACCTGCGACAACACCGCTCCCAGCCCCACATTACTTGCGTCAGTGTCCAGGACAAAAGGCAGGGTGGGGTCAGGGGGGGCAAGGACTGGGGACTCTGTCAGCGATCTGCGGAGGGTGTCGAACGCCTGCTGACAGTCCTGTGTCCAGATGAAGTCACGGTccttctgcagcaggtggaagagtgGTGCGGCTATGGAGGAAAAGCCCTTCACAAACCTCCTGTAATAAGACGCCAGTCCTAGGAAGCTTTTGAGCTGTTTCTGGTCCGCTGGTGTGGGCCACCCGGTAATGGTGTCAATTTTTTCCTCCAAAGTGCTGATGCCCTCACGACCCAGCTTGTGGCCCAGAAACTCCACCTCCCTCCTCATGAAGTGGCACTTGTCGGGATGCAGCTTCAGGCCTGCAGCCGCCACCCTCTCCAACACTTGTCTCAGGGCATCCAGGGCAGCATCAAAGGAGCCCCCGTGCACTAGGAGATCATCCAGGTAAACCAGACACCGTTGCCGTGGGACGCCAGCCAGCACACTGTCCATAAGCCTCTCGAAGGTCGCAGGAGCGTTGCAAAGACCAAAGCTCAGGACTTTGAACTGCCATAGTCCCCTGTTAGTGCAGAAGGCTGTCTTCGGTCTGGATTCCGGGGACAGTGGCACCTGCCAGTAGCCACTCCGCAGGTCCAGGGTGGAGAACCAGGAGGACCCGGCTACTAAAGGAGGGGGAAACCtccggaagcgcgccatctgtCGCTAAGCGTCTCGAATTGCATCctgagaaagggagggggaaactcccggaagcgcgccatctgttgttggaaaaaaaaagtttttagagggaGGACTGCAGCAGGGGAGGgaataaaagcagagaggaggagtccgtcacaatttctaagtcacagacacacaagatgGAACCTTTCATTCTAACCCCCAACAGCGCTCCTGTGTACTTGGACGGGGAAGAGATCTGCTCTCCCAAAGAAGAAGGCTCTGAATATAACATATTCAAATACAGCATATTTACTAAGGAAGGCCTCGATCCGGAGCTTATGACACTTCCGGAAATACTCCGGAATTGTCTAGTCATTTTCAGACCTGATGCGTCATGTTCCAAAAACATGAGGGGAGGGACTTGGTTCCTGAAGCACAGCGGTGATGCAGCAGCTGATTCTGTGctgtatagagagacagagcggcAGCTAGTTTTCCGCAAACTCatagtttgaattctgtttcGATATTATgacaattttctctttttttacaaTAGCGGgtgtaattttactttcttaagctACCCGGCGTTTGTAATGGGAATAAAGACGACTTCCTGTAGAGTTtcaatagtattttattttcctataatacagacgcagtaaaaaaacctttaagatacaccatagcttgtgatgaaaagaagaactttctatCGCTATGTC
Proteins encoded in this window:
- the LOC113018999 gene encoding low affinity immunoglobulin gamma Fc region receptor II-b-like isoform X2, with protein sequence MEIATLCAVIASLRIIPNRSQFFQYESVSMSCGGQENSSEWTVKRSTSFNTNTICPSSSNGIGESHCDISDLYPADTGVYWCESAAGQCSNAVNITVAAGSVILEGPVHPVTEGDTVILHCRYNAGSSSNFTSTFYKNDDLIENSSTGNMTIHRVSKSDEGLYKCNITGVGESPDSSLVVISAGSPDSSSDSSPRVILPVVGVCLMLILLMLLCLWRSHKDKVNPAVSYTDITATQEVKPRTFRDMNSEASFYSTLSLANMCQETPKDSRLSV
- the LOC113018999 gene encoding low affinity immunoglobulin gamma Fc region receptor II-b-like isoform X1; this encodes MEIATLCAVIASLRIIPNRSQFFQYESVSMSCGGQENSSEWTVKRSTSFNTNTICPSSSNGIGESHCDISDLYPADTGVYWCESAAGQCSNAVNITVAAGSVILEGPVHPVTEGDTVILHCRYNAGSSSNFTSTFYKNDDLIENSSTGNMTIHRVSKSDEGLYKCNITGVGESPDSSLVVISAAGSPDSSSDSSPRVILPVVGVCLMLILLMLLCLWRSHKDKVNPAVSYTDITATQEVKPRTFRDMNSEASFYSTLSLANMCQETPKDSRLSV
- the LOC113018999 gene encoding low affinity immunoglobulin gamma Fc region receptor II-b-like isoform X3 yields the protein MEIATLCAVIASLRIIPNRSQFFQYESVSMSCGGQENSSEWTVKRSTSFNTNTICPSSSNGIGESHCDISDLYPADTGVYWCESAAGQCSNAVNITVAAGSVILEGPVHPVTEGDTVILHCRYNAGSSSNFTSTFYKNDDLIENSSTGNMTIHRVSKSDEGLYKCNITGVGESPDSSLVVISAAGSPDSSSDSSPRVILPVVGVCLMLILLMLLCLWRSHKDKVNTAGNCEETEQ